One stretch of Fusobacterium perfoetens DNA includes these proteins:
- a CDS encoding FAD binding domain-containing protein produces the protein MFTFTNFFAASTIEEAYNELIKNRRNVILGGTSYLRMGNTNYNTAIDISNVTDIDKIIETEENFEIGAMASFRQLETDKDLYEWFPVISHAVEDIVGVQLRNNVRIGATVFTKHGFSDLITALLCLDTYVVLYKGGVLRLEDFLNEKEIRKDILVKITIKKEKLVSSFKCVRKSKADYSVLNMAVSKNENGNIRISVGARPGKAVLAHETMKYLSENSDVKSASEIMRREIKFRSNMRGTEEYRRLLSAALLEKALKEVE, from the coding sequence TTGTTTACTTTTACAAATTTTTTCGCAGCTTCAACAATAGAAGAAGCATATAACGAATTAATAAAAAACAGAAGAAATGTGATACTAGGGGGAACTTCCTATTTGAGAATGGGAAATACAAATTATAATACAGCGATAGATATTTCAAATGTAACTGATATAGATAAAATAATTGAAACAGAAGAAAATTTTGAAATAGGTGCTATGGCAAGTTTTAGACAGCTTGAAACAGATAAGGATTTATATGAATGGTTTCCTGTAATATCTCATGCAGTTGAAGATATAGTTGGAGTTCAACTAAGAAATAATGTAAGAATTGGAGCTACAGTTTTTACAAAACATGGTTTTTCAGATTTAATAACAGCTCTTTTATGTCTTGATACTTATGTTGTTCTTTATAAAGGTGGAGTTTTAAGACTGGAAGATTTTTTAAATGAAAAAGAAATAAGAAAAGATATTCTTGTAAAAATTACTATAAAAAAAGAAAAATTAGTATCTTCTTTTAAGTGTGTCAGAAAAAGCAAGGCAGATTATTCAGTTCTTAATATGGCAGTTTCAAAAAATGAAAATGGCAATATTAGAATATCTGTTGGAGCAAGACCTGGAAAAGCTGTTCTTGCTCATGAAACAATGAAATATCTTTCTGAAAATTCTGATGTAAAGTCAGCCTCTGAAATAATGAGAAGAGAAATAAAGTTTAGAAGCAATATGAGAGGAACTGAAGAATACAGAAGACTTTTAAGTGCTGCTCTTCTTGAAAAGGCTTTAAAGGAGGTAGAATAA
- a CDS encoding uracil-xanthine permease family protein yields MRNYSPYHIDGIPKLSEAIPLGLQHVLAMFVSNLTPVIIVAGVLNIPLDIKTNMIQACMLIAGINTLVQAYTIGPVGARLPIVVGISFTFVPVAISIGTKYGMEGILGSVLIGGLFEACIGMCMKKIRRFFPPVVTGVVVLSIGLSLIPVGINSFAGGVGSSDFGSLMNLGLGAAVLTVVIILKQFTKGITSTGSVFIGTVFGFIVALILGITDLSPIKEMPFVAIPKPLSYGFAFHADAIFAMMMMFIVSAVETVGDMSGVTMGGAGREVTDRELSGGIMADGLGCVLASIFSILPTTSFSQNTGIVTMTGVMSRFVVGVGAMFLIAGAFFPKLGALLTVVPSCVIGGSLVMIFAMIFISGVNLITKEPLRGKNAVILSVSLGVGYGLGAVPSALVNFPESIRLIFGGSGIVVSASIAVILNILLPNDKK; encoded by the coding sequence ATGAGAAATTATTCACCGTACCATATTGATGGTATACCAAAGTTATCAGAAGCAATACCTTTAGGTTTACAACATGTGCTTGCTATGTTTGTCAGTAATCTGACACCAGTTATTATTGTTGCAGGAGTATTAAATATTCCTTTGGATATTAAAACAAATATGATTCAGGCATGTATGCTTATAGCAGGAATCAATACACTTGTACAGGCATATACAATAGGACCTGTAGGGGCAAGACTTCCAATAGTTGTAGGAATAAGTTTTACTTTTGTGCCAGTTGCAATTTCAATAGGAACAAAGTATGGAATGGAAGGAATTTTAGGTTCAGTTTTAATTGGAGGACTTTTTGAAGCGTGTATTGGAATGTGTATGAAAAAAATAAGACGCTTTTTCCCACCGGTTGTAACAGGAGTAGTTGTTCTTTCAATAGGTCTTTCTCTTATTCCAGTAGGAATAAATAGTTTTGCAGGAGGAGTAGGATCTTCTGATTTTGGTTCTCTTATGAATCTTGGTTTAGGAGCGGCAGTTCTTACAGTAGTAATAATTTTAAAACAATTTACAAAAGGAATAACAAGTACAGGTTCAGTTTTTATAGGAACAGTTTTTGGATTTATAGTGGCTCTTATTTTAGGAATAACAGATCTTTCTCCTATAAAAGAAATGCCTTTTGTTGCTATCCCAAAACCTCTTTCTTATGGTTTTGCCTTTCATGCAGATGCAATATTTGCAATGATGATGATGTTTATAGTGTCAGCAGTTGAGACTGTAGGAGATATGTCAGGAGTTACGATGGGAGGAGCAGGAAGAGAAGTTACAGATAGAGAACTTTCTGGGGGAATTATGGCAGATGGTCTAGGATGTGTTCTTGCATCAATATTCTCAATACTTCCTACTACATCTTTCAGCCAAAATACAGGAATAGTTACAATGACAGGAGTAATGAGCAGATTTGTTGTAGGTGTAGGAGCTATGTTCCTGATAGCTGGAGCTTTTTTCCCAAAACTAGGGGCACTTTTAACAGTAGTTCCTTCGTGTGTAATAGGAGGAAGCTTGGTTATGATATTTGCAATGATATTTATAAGCGGAGTAAATCTTATTACAAAAGAGCCTTTAAGAGGAAAAAATGCAGTTATTCTTTCTGTATCTCTTGGAGTTGGATATGGTCTTGGAGCAGTTCCAAGTGCTCTTGTTAATTTTCCTGAAAGCATAAGACTTATTTTTGGTGGATCAGGAATAGTTGTATCAGCATCAATAGCAGTAATTCTTAATATCTTACTGCCTAATGATAAAAAATAG
- a CDS encoding patatin-like phospholipase family protein, which yields MILKKRFISFVMMFTCIFLSVLGDEYGKVYTKEEKIQAIDRQIEELMRKKADLELMKKRVAESTLDLNKPVPQNYRPKIALVLSGGGAKGAAHIGVLKALEKYKVPVDYIVGTSVGSIVGAMYSSGYTPEEIEDIVLNLDFMDLFSNTEDRTLKNISDKISYAERPIKISIDKNNEIHFPKGFVDGEYLYLEFKKIFDRAVEIKDFDKLPIPYRAVTTDLNTGKEVVIGNGDLAKATLMSMAIPSVIVPVENKNNYYVDGGVIDNFPITEALKEKADIIIAVDITADSEIITDKSNVISVINKVATYQGDERTKEQKNYADILVVPKVKNHDTLDFGTLPALIEEGEKAGEHFAHIFKNISDEKRFEEYKEKAGELKNSKVRINNIKLEGAETLNTAAVKSFMPKKEYLTVDDINLWAQEIYNLSYINRVFYTVEKDTITFSVKEDNGYKLMGGLGYVSDYGSILSVDLDIPRLNRYNQNYILNFELSKYPKVSVRNKMKFGVGDIQFVGGYGMSYGMSPVFFYKEGDKVSSYTSNIFNAQIDIGTSIFRDYLFGISTGYKNLYSSYDSGERTDFTEESVRNYTWSSWYILHDSMNNAFFPSRGNFSNITGFSGIDIDNHKEFAGYNYKFEAVFPVTKKISTGLFVKGGKIDIADIGKSYEEMFKLGGVRDTNTGFRTMGFYGLPYTGIITDEFFSGGLSLQYEIARNLYLLGKYNFLTYNSDEFFYQERSRFGEDYYNGYGAGIGWDTFLGPVEAVFTNNIENDEILFSIFFGYTF from the coding sequence ATGATTCTGAAAAAACGGTTTATTTCTTTTGTAATGATGTTTACCTGTATTTTTTTATCTGTTTTAGGAGATGAATATGGTAAAGTTTATACGAAAGAGGAAAAAATTCAGGCAATAGACAGACAAATAGAAGAGCTGATGAGAAAAAAAGCTGACCTTGAACTTATGAAAAAAAGGGTAGCAGAAAGTACCTTAGATTTAAATAAACCTGTTCCTCAGAATTATAGACCTAAAATAGCTCTTGTTTTAAGTGGAGGAGGAGCTAAAGGAGCTGCTCATATAGGAGTTCTTAAAGCTTTAGAAAAATATAAAGTTCCTGTTGATTATATTGTAGGCACAAGTGTTGGAAGTATAGTAGGTGCTATGTATTCATCAGGATATACTCCTGAAGAAATAGAAGATATAGTTCTAAATCTTGATTTTATGGATTTATTTTCAAATACAGAAGACAGGACTTTAAAAAATATTTCAGATAAAATTTCTTATGCAGAGAGACCAATAAAAATAAGTATAGATAAAAATAATGAGATTCATTTTCCAAAAGGATTTGTTGATGGAGAATATTTATATCTTGAATTTAAAAAAATTTTTGACAGAGCAGTGGAAATAAAAGATTTTGATAAGCTTCCTATCCCTTATAGAGCAGTTACAACAGACCTTAATACAGGAAAGGAAGTTGTTATAGGAAATGGAGATCTAGCCAAAGCAACTCTTATGAGTATGGCTATTCCTTCAGTAATAGTTCCTGTGGAGAATAAAAACAATTATTATGTAGATGGAGGAGTAATTGATAACTTTCCTATAACAGAAGCATTAAAAGAGAAAGCTGATATTATAATAGCAGTTGATATTACAGCAGATTCGGAAATAATAACTGATAAATCAAATGTAATAAGTGTAATTAATAAAGTTGCTACTTATCAGGGAGATGAAAGAACAAAAGAACAGAAGAATTATGCTGATATTTTGGTTGTGCCAAAAGTAAAAAATCACGATACACTTGATTTTGGAACTCTTCCAGCTTTAATAGAGGAAGGAGAAAAAGCAGGAGAACATTTTGCTCATATATTTAAAAATATAAGTGATGAAAAAAGATTTGAAGAATATAAAGAAAAAGCAGGAGAACTAAAAAATTCAAAAGTCAGAATAAATAATATAAAACTTGAAGGAGCAGAAACATTAAATACAGCAGCTGTAAAAAGCTTTATGCCTAAAAAAGAGTATCTGACAGTTGATGATATAAATTTATGGGCTCAGGAAATATATAATCTTTCTTATATAAATAGAGTTTTTTATACTGTAGAAAAAGATACAATAACATTTTCTGTAAAAGAAGATAATGGATATAAACTTATGGGAGGGCTTGGATATGTTTCAGATTATGGATCAATTTTAAGTGTGGATCTTGATATTCCTCGTCTTAACAGATACAATCAGAATTATATATTAAATTTTGAACTTTCAAAATATCCTAAGGTAAGTGTCAGAAATAAAATGAAATTTGGTGTAGGAGATATTCAGTTTGTAGGAGGATATGGAATGTCTTATGGAATGTCGCCGGTCTTTTTCTATAAAGAAGGTGATAAGGTCTCATCATATACATCAAATATTTTTAATGCTCAGATAGATATAGGAACAAGTATATTCAGAGATTATCTTTTTGGAATATCTACAGGCTATAAAAATCTTTATAGCAGTTATGACAGTGGAGAAAGAACAGACTTCACAGAAGAAAGTGTCAGAAATTACACATGGAGTAGCTGGTATATTCTTCATGATAGTATGAATAATGCTTTTTTCCCTTCAAGGGGAAATTTCAGTAATATAACTGGATTTTCAGGTATAGATATAGATAATCATAAAGAATTTGCAGGATATAATTATAAATTTGAAGCAGTTTTTCCTGTTACAAAAAAAATAAGCACTGGATTATTTGTTAAAGGTGGAAAAATTGATATAGCAGATATAGGTAAATCCTATGAAGAAATGTTTAAACTTGGAGGAGTAAGAGATACAAATACAGGTTTCAGAACAATGGGATTTTATGGTCTTCCTTATACAGGAATAATAACAGATGAGTTTTTCTCAGGAGGACTTTCTTTACAATATGAAATTGCAAGAAATTTATATCTTCTTGGAAAATATAATTTTCTTACTTATAATTCTGATGAATTTTTTTATCAAGAAAGAAGTCGTTTTGGAGAAGATTATTATAACGGGTATGGAGCAGGAATTGGTTGGGATACATTCCTTGGTCCAGTTGAAGCAGTGTTCACAAATAATATAGAGAATGATGAAATTCTTTTCAGTATATTTTTTGGCTACACTTTCTGA